A portion of the Microbulbifer agarilyticus genome contains these proteins:
- the corA gene encoding magnesium/cobalt transporter CorA has translation MLRLFQIQHGKINETYSGSDYRSQPLEDAAWIDLQEPEEEERDLLEQLLRTELPESDDVDELESSARYFVDSAGIHVHSLYLTQSEGRHDTATAAFILQPKRLITVRDTELADFRLLRMRARRNQVEAHNAQELLIQLFEQKVENLADALEDNYLKLGEVSHLVLEEEEGNLEDAIDHLAKLEDSNGKIRLCLMDTQRSIAFLQRHLKDDQELREDCWGILRDIDTLMSHTTFLFEKINFLMDSTQGFISIEQNKIIKIFSIAAVVFLPPTMVASIYGMNFENMPELQWLLGYPWALLLMLLAGMAPYLYFKKKGWL, from the coding sequence ATGCTACGACTGTTTCAAATCCAGCACGGCAAGATCAATGAAACCTACTCCGGTAGCGACTACCGCAGTCAGCCACTTGAGGACGCCGCCTGGATTGACCTGCAGGAACCGGAAGAAGAAGAGCGCGACCTGCTGGAGCAGCTGCTGCGCACCGAACTCCCGGAATCCGATGACGTAGACGAGCTGGAGTCTTCCGCACGCTACTTCGTAGACTCCGCAGGTATTCACGTCCACTCCCTCTACCTCACCCAGAGCGAGGGCCGGCACGACACCGCGACCGCCGCATTCATCCTGCAGCCCAAGCGCCTGATCACCGTACGCGATACCGAACTGGCAGACTTCCGCCTGCTGCGCATGCGCGCCCGCCGCAATCAGGTGGAGGCACACAATGCCCAGGAGCTGCTGATCCAGCTGTTTGAGCAGAAGGTAGAAAACCTCGCCGACGCCCTGGAAGACAACTACCTCAAGCTCGGTGAAGTCAGCCACCTGGTGCTGGAAGAAGAGGAAGGCAACCTCGAAGACGCCATCGATCACCTGGCCAAACTGGAAGACTCCAACGGAAAAATCCGCCTGTGCCTGATGGATACCCAGCGCTCCATCGCCTTCCTGCAGCGCCACCTCAAAGACGACCAGGAGCTGCGCGAAGATTGTTGGGGGATTTTGCGCGACATCGACACGCTGATGTCACACACCACCTTCCTGTTCGAAAAGATCAACTTCCTGATGGACTCCACCCAGGGCTTTATCAGTATCGAGCAGAACAAAATCATCAAGATTTTCTCCATCGCCGCGGTGGTTTTCCTCCCGCCAACCATGGTGGCGAGTATTTACGGCATGAACTTTGAAAACATGCCGGAACTGCAATGGCTACTGGGGTACCCCTGGGCACTACTGCTGATGCTACTGGCGGGCATGGCACCCTACCTGTATTTCAAAAAGAAAGGGTGGCTCTAG
- the ectA gene encoding diaminobutyrate acetyltransferase gives MSTVDGCDVELGGDSAPQEGVAVQNKATSVQLRLPQSQDGARVHSLVANCPPLDTNSLYCNLLQATHFSQTSVAAERDGELVGFISGYILPDRSDTLFIWQVAVAESGRGEGLAGRMLREILSRTACASVTHLETTITPDNAASWALFRSLAAKLQASLCDSVMFDRDRHFNGAHDSELLVRIGPIAPAESMR, from the coding sequence TTGAGTACAGTAGATGGATGCGACGTGGAGCTGGGTGGTGACAGCGCACCGCAAGAGGGCGTTGCTGTGCAAAACAAGGCCACTTCGGTTCAGTTGCGCCTCCCGCAGAGTCAAGATGGGGCCCGCGTACACTCGTTGGTCGCGAATTGTCCGCCGCTGGATACCAACTCCCTATACTGCAATTTGTTGCAGGCTACCCACTTTTCCCAGACCAGTGTTGCCGCGGAGCGCGATGGTGAGCTGGTTGGGTTCATCTCCGGTTACATCCTTCCCGACCGTTCTGACACCTTGTTTATTTGGCAGGTGGCGGTAGCAGAGAGCGGTCGCGGAGAGGGCCTAGCTGGCCGCATGCTCCGAGAAATCCTGTCGCGCACCGCCTGTGCTTCGGTCACTCACCTGGAAACCACCATTACGCCAGACAATGCCGCCTCTTGGGCGTTATTTCGTAGTCTCGCAGCCAAGCTGCAGGCGAGTTTGTGCGATTCAGTGATGTTTGACCGCGATCGCCACTTCAACGGTGCGCATGACAGTGAGCTGTTGGTACGCATCGGCCCCATTGCGCCAGCAGAATCCATGCGCTGA
- a CDS encoding YceI family protein — translation MKKIATFLFAALVAGSISTTANAAEYKFDTKGAHAFVQFRIKHLGYSWLYGRFDKFDGNFVYDEAKPEASTVQVTVDTTSLNSNHAERDKHLRGKDFLNVADFPTATFKSTSFEPNGDGKALLKGDLTLHGVTKPITIDVTEIGGGQDPWGGYRQGFTGTTEFKLKDFGIDYDLGPASQTVEMILDVEGIRL, via the coding sequence ATGAAAAAAATCGCAACCTTTTTGTTTGCCGCGCTGGTAGCCGGCTCCATCAGCACCACCGCTAACGCCGCCGAGTACAAGTTCGACACCAAGGGCGCCCACGCATTTGTACAGTTCCGCATCAAGCATCTGGGTTACAGCTGGCTGTATGGCCGCTTCGACAAGTTCGACGGTAACTTCGTCTACGACGAAGCCAAGCCCGAAGCGTCTACTGTGCAGGTAACCGTGGACACTACCAGCCTGAACAGCAACCACGCCGAGCGCGACAAGCACCTGCGCGGTAAAGACTTTCTGAATGTTGCGGACTTCCCCACCGCCACCTTCAAGAGCACCAGCTTTGAACCCAATGGCGACGGCAAAGCGCTGCTGAAGGGCGACCTGACCCTGCACGGTGTTACCAAGCCGATCACCATCGACGTGACCGAGATCGGCGGCGGCCAGGACCCGTGGGGCGGCTACCGTCAGGGCTTCACCGGCACCACCGAATTCAAACTGAAAGACTTCGGTATCGACTACGACCTGGGCCCTGCGTCTCAAACCGTAGAGATGATTCTGGATGTTGAAGGTATTCGTCTTTAA
- the fghA gene encoding S-formylglutathione hydrolase, with the protein MTLELVSKTQCFDGSQCQYTHRSSVLDCAMRFSVFLPSQAEKDQRFPVLYWLSGLTCSDENFSQKAGAQRMAAELGIVLVIPDTSPRGDEVMDDPGYDLGQGAGFYVNATEEPWRAHYRMYDYVVDELPSLIEAHLPVSERRAICGHSMGGHGALTIALKNPARYTSVSAFSPICNPMACPWGEKALGAYLGPEKSAWEEYDTTVLMGRASEQLPILVSQGEDDPFLEEQLKPEALEAAASAVQYPVRIEYHAGYDHSYFFIASFIEQHLRFHADLLLAHE; encoded by the coding sequence ATGACCCTAGAACTTGTCAGCAAGACGCAGTGTTTCGACGGCAGTCAGTGCCAGTACACGCATCGCTCTAGCGTGTTGGACTGTGCCATGCGCTTTTCGGTTTTTCTGCCCTCACAGGCGGAAAAGGATCAGCGCTTTCCGGTGCTGTATTGGTTGTCTGGCCTCACCTGTAGCGACGAAAACTTCTCGCAGAAGGCCGGTGCACAGCGTATGGCGGCGGAGCTCGGTATTGTGCTGGTGATTCCTGACACCAGCCCCCGTGGGGACGAGGTGATGGATGACCCCGGTTACGACCTCGGGCAGGGCGCCGGGTTTTATGTGAACGCCACTGAGGAACCCTGGCGCGCGCACTACCGCATGTACGACTATGTGGTGGATGAGTTGCCGAGCCTGATCGAGGCGCATTTGCCAGTGAGCGAGCGCCGTGCAATCTGTGGGCACTCCATGGGTGGGCACGGAGCACTAACCATCGCGCTGAAAAATCCGGCGCGCTACACCTCGGTGTCCGCATTCAGCCCGATTTGTAATCCCATGGCGTGTCCGTGGGGCGAGAAGGCGTTGGGGGCTTATCTGGGGCCAGAAAAATCCGCGTGGGAAGAATACGATACAACGGTGCTGATGGGCCGGGCGAGTGAGCAACTGCCGATACTGGTATCCCAGGGCGAAGATGACCCGTTTCTCGAAGAGCAGCTGAAGCCGGAGGCCCTGGAGGCGGCGGCAAGTGCGGTCCAGTACCCGGTGCGTATCGAGTATCACGCGGGATACGACCACAGTTACTTTTTCATTGCGTCGTTTATCGAGCAACACCTGCGTTTTCACGCGGATTTGTTGCTAGCCCACGAATAG
- a CDS encoding sodium/proline symporter, whose amino-acid sequence MLISFLFFLSLFAAVGISSYRKSRGTKSDYYLASHDVSPMLVGLSAVATNNSGYMFIGVIGYTYVTGLASIWLMVGWILGDFLGSLWIHRNLRQAAKRSGESSYAGVLACWQGTRFGAWQRLAGILSLLFLLAYASAQLVAGSKALYVVLDLPIWSGAVIGGVIVAAYCLAGGIRASIWTDVAQSLVMVLAMATLLVVATQSVGGVGAAWSAMGQVPGFLNWYPSDLLIPGIGGAALFVMSWVFAGISVVGQPHVMVRFMALDDVGNMVRARCWYYLWFILFYGMATGVGMLSRILLSESGAFDAELALPMMAMELLSPVLVGLILAGIFAATMSTADSLVLSCSAALTHDLLPERTESTRILKLATVAITSLAVAWALLNEQSVFSLVVMSWSALASAFAPLLMVLAAGGRPSQKLAIIMSLLGLATALGWRWLGWHAHIYEGMPGILMGLVVYGVGQLLARATVTRTVNA is encoded by the coding sequence GTGCTAATCAGTTTTTTGTTCTTTCTTTCCCTGTTTGCCGCAGTGGGAATTAGCTCTTACCGGAAAAGTCGCGGTACCAAAAGTGACTATTATCTGGCAAGCCACGATGTGTCACCAATGCTGGTGGGGCTGTCAGCCGTGGCCACCAATAACAGCGGCTACATGTTTATCGGTGTCATCGGCTACACCTATGTCACCGGCCTTGCCTCTATTTGGTTAATGGTTGGCTGGATTCTCGGTGATTTCCTCGGTTCCCTATGGATACATCGCAACCTGCGTCAGGCGGCAAAGCGCAGTGGTGAATCAAGCTATGCCGGTGTGCTTGCTTGCTGGCAGGGTACACGCTTTGGTGCCTGGCAGAGACTGGCCGGCATACTTTCTCTGCTATTTCTGCTTGCCTATGCCAGTGCGCAGCTGGTGGCTGGTAGCAAGGCACTGTATGTGGTGCTGGACTTGCCCATCTGGAGTGGTGCGGTTATCGGCGGTGTGATTGTCGCGGCTTACTGTCTTGCCGGCGGCATCCGCGCGTCTATTTGGACTGACGTGGCCCAGTCGCTAGTGATGGTGCTGGCGATGGCTACATTGCTGGTTGTGGCAACCCAATCCGTTGGCGGTGTTGGTGCCGCTTGGAGTGCCATGGGGCAGGTGCCGGGGTTCTTAAACTGGTACCCCAGCGACTTGTTAATACCCGGCATTGGGGGGGCTGCGTTGTTTGTAATGAGCTGGGTATTTGCGGGTATTTCTGTGGTGGGGCAACCTCATGTCATGGTGCGTTTTATGGCGTTGGATGATGTGGGTAACATGGTGCGCGCACGCTGTTGGTATTACCTGTGGTTCATCTTATTTTATGGGATGGCCACCGGTGTGGGCATGTTATCGCGAATTCTTCTCAGTGAGTCGGGTGCATTTGATGCGGAACTAGCGCTTCCGATGATGGCGATGGAATTACTGTCGCCGGTATTGGTTGGATTGATTCTGGCAGGTATTTTTGCTGCCACCATGTCCACCGCCGACTCACTTGTTCTGAGTTGCTCTGCAGCACTGACCCACGATCTCCTTCCTGAGCGCACGGAGAGCACGCGGATCCTTAAGTTGGCGACGGTCGCCATTACTTCGCTGGCGGTGGCTTGGGCGCTGTTAAACGAACAAAGTGTATTTAGCCTGGTGGTGATGAGCTGGTCTGCGCTGGCTTCCGCTTTTGCACCGTTGTTGATGGTTCTGGCCGCCGGTGGTCGCCCTTCACAGAAGCTGGCCATCATAATGAGTTTATTGGGACTGGCGACGGCACTGGGTTGGCGTTGGCTTGGTTGGCACGCACACATCTATGAAGGGATGCCCGGTATTTTAATGGGTCTTGTCGTGTATGGGGTGGGCCAGCTGTTGGCCCGAGCGACGGTTACACGCACAGTAAATGCATAA
- a CDS encoding cytochrome b, whose product MQSRNSKTHYGWVAVTLHWLMAPVIIGMFALGWWMVDLSYYDPWYRQGPSIHKSVGILLLILLIARLAWRWLNESPAPEPAPRWQQQAAGIAHGVLYLLLIAICITGYLISTADGRAIEVFNWFSVPATLQGLENQEDIAGVVHEWLAWTLIGLVAVHALAAFKHHFVNKDNTLRKMLGKQPGKTEAETETDTPQHATNGKHLTQTP is encoded by the coding sequence GTGCAGTCCCGCAACAGTAAAACCCATTACGGCTGGGTGGCCGTCACCCTGCACTGGCTGATGGCACCGGTCATCATCGGCATGTTTGCCCTTGGCTGGTGGATGGTGGACCTCTCCTATTACGATCCTTGGTACCGCCAGGGCCCGAGCATCCACAAGTCCGTTGGTATTCTGCTGTTGATTCTGCTGATTGCGCGTCTCGCCTGGCGTTGGCTGAACGAGTCCCCAGCTCCAGAACCGGCCCCCCGCTGGCAACAGCAAGCCGCGGGCATTGCCCACGGTGTTTTGTATCTGCTGCTGATTGCCATTTGTATCACCGGCTATCTGATCTCTACCGCCGATGGCCGCGCCATTGAGGTATTCAACTGGTTCAGCGTACCCGCCACGCTTCAGGGATTAGAAAACCAGGAAGACATTGCCGGCGTAGTACACGAGTGGCTAGCCTGGACGCTGATTGGACTGGTGGCAGTGCATGCGCTGGCCGCGTTCAAACACCACTTCGTAAACAAAGACAACACGCTGCGCAAAATGCTGGGGAAGCAACCCGGCAAGACCGAGGCCGAGACCGAGACAGATACCCCGCAGCATGCGACAAACGGAAAGCACCTGACCCAAACACCTTGA
- the ectB gene encoding diaminobutyrate--2-oxoglutarate transaminase: MKIFDEIESEVMSYARAFPRVFNKAQGEYLYDEEGNQYLDFLAGAGTLNYGHNNPVFKEALLDYIQQDGITHGLDLHTKAKREFLEVFSEKILQPRNLSYVVQFTGPTGTNAVEAALKIARKYKGRENIISFTNGFHGCSLAALAATGNSHHRGASGVSMSGVTRMPYEGYLGDGIDTTAYLDKVLSDSSSGIDHPAAVLVETVQGEGGINAASIEWLRNLQDVCTKHDVLLIVDDIQAGCGRTGSYFSFEEAGIVPDIVTMSKSLSGYGLPFAVVLMKPDLDQWKPGEHNGTFRGNNLAFVTATAAINHYWSDDTFARDVLRKGEYIEQRLERIVDKYGDGNMTTRGRGMFRGLNCVSGDLADKITSEAFRNGLVIETSGADDHVVKTLCPLTITDANLTRALDIIEAAVSKAVKGEGVPVERNFFATEFEEQTLAGAA, encoded by the coding sequence GTGAAAATCTTTGATGAGATTGAGTCCGAAGTCATGAGCTATGCCCGCGCTTTCCCGCGGGTGTTTAATAAGGCTCAAGGGGAGTACCTGTACGATGAGGAGGGCAATCAGTATCTGGACTTCCTCGCCGGTGCAGGCACCCTGAATTATGGCCACAACAATCCTGTGTTTAAGGAAGCACTGCTGGATTACATTCAGCAAGACGGTATTACTCACGGACTGGACCTGCATACCAAGGCCAAGCGTGAGTTTCTGGAGGTGTTCTCCGAGAAAATTTTGCAGCCACGTAACCTGAGCTATGTGGTGCAGTTCACTGGCCCTACTGGTACCAATGCGGTAGAAGCAGCGCTGAAGATTGCGCGCAAATACAAAGGCCGCGAAAATATAATCTCCTTTACCAACGGTTTTCACGGATGCAGTTTGGCTGCTCTGGCTGCTACCGGTAATTCCCATCATCGCGGCGCCTCGGGTGTGAGTATGAGCGGTGTTACCCGTATGCCTTACGAGGGCTATTTGGGTGACGGCATCGATACCACCGCATATCTGGATAAGGTCCTGAGTGACTCTTCTAGCGGTATTGACCACCCCGCAGCAGTGCTGGTGGAGACGGTGCAGGGTGAGGGCGGCATCAATGCGGCCAGTATCGAGTGGCTGCGTAACCTGCAGGATGTATGTACCAAGCACGATGTACTACTGATCGTTGATGACATTCAGGCGGGCTGTGGCCGTACCGGCAGTTACTTCAGTTTTGAAGAGGCCGGTATTGTCCCGGACATCGTCACCATGTCCAAATCGCTTAGTGGCTATGGCTTACCGTTTGCGGTTGTGTTGATGAAACCGGATCTGGATCAATGGAAGCCCGGTGAGCATAACGGTACATTTCGTGGCAACAACCTGGCCTTCGTTACTGCTACGGCTGCCATCAATCATTACTGGAGTGACGATACTTTTGCGCGCGATGTGCTGCGTAAGGGTGAGTACATTGAGCAGCGCCTGGAGCGCATTGTCGATAAGTACGGTGATGGCAACATGACCACGCGCGGCCGCGGCATGTTCCGCGGACTGAACTGCGTCAGTGGCGACTTGGCGGACAAAATCACCTCGGAAGCCTTCCGCAACGGTCTGGTGATCGAAACCAGTGGCGCTGATGACCATGTGGTGAAAACCCTTTGCCCACTGACTATTACCGATGCCAACCTGACCCGAGCATTGGATATCATCGAGGCCGCCGTGTCCAAGGCCGTGAAAGGCGAAGGTGTGCCGGTAGAGCGTAATTTCTTTGCCACTGAGTTCGAAGAGCAAACACTGGCCGGTGCAGCTTAA
- a CDS encoding S-(hydroxymethyl)glutathione dehydrogenase/class III alcohol dehydrogenase — protein MSAEPITCKAAVAWKAGEPLSIEEVVVAPPKAGEVRIRLLATGVCHTDAFTLSGADPEGVFPAILGHEGGGIVESVGEGVTSVAVGDHVIPLYTPECGECKFCLSGKTNLCQKIRATQGKGLMPDGTSRFTVNGKPVFHYMGTSTFSEYTVLPEISVAKVNKSAPLEEICLLGCGVTTGMGAVANTAKVEEGASVAVFGLGGIGLATIIGARMAKAGRIIAIDINEGKFELAKKLGATDCINPKNYDKPIQDVIVELTDGGVDYSFECIGNVDVMRSALECCHKGWGESVIIGVAGAGKEICTRPFQLVTGRVWRGTAFGGVKGRSQLPDYVERYLAGEFKLDDFITHTMPLEKINEAFDLMHEGKSIRSVIHYA, from the coding sequence ATGTCAGCAGAGCCCATAACGTGTAAGGCAGCGGTTGCGTGGAAGGCTGGAGAGCCGTTGTCGATTGAGGAAGTTGTGGTGGCGCCGCCCAAGGCGGGCGAGGTGCGTATTCGACTGTTGGCTACCGGGGTTTGTCATACCGACGCGTTTACGCTGTCTGGCGCTGACCCGGAAGGCGTGTTTCCGGCGATTCTTGGCCACGAGGGTGGTGGCATTGTGGAGTCTGTGGGTGAAGGGGTTACCAGTGTCGCCGTGGGCGACCATGTTATTCCGCTGTATACCCCCGAGTGCGGTGAGTGCAAATTCTGCCTGTCGGGAAAAACCAATCTGTGTCAGAAGATCCGTGCCACTCAAGGCAAAGGCCTGATGCCGGATGGCACGTCGCGTTTTACCGTCAACGGTAAGCCCGTGTTCCATTACATGGGGACTTCTACCTTCTCTGAATACACGGTGCTGCCGGAAATTTCCGTCGCCAAGGTGAATAAGAGTGCGCCGCTGGAGGAAATTTGCCTGCTGGGTTGTGGCGTTACCACCGGTATGGGCGCGGTGGCCAACACCGCGAAGGTGGAAGAAGGGGCAAGTGTTGCCGTATTTGGCCTTGGAGGTATTGGCCTGGCCACGATTATTGGTGCAAGAATGGCGAAAGCCGGGCGGATTATTGCCATCGATATTAATGAAGGAAAATTTGAGCTGGCGAAAAAGCTCGGTGCCACTGACTGTATCAATCCAAAGAACTACGATAAGCCGATTCAGGATGTGATCGTTGAGCTTACCGATGGTGGTGTGGACTATTCCTTCGAGTGTATCGGTAATGTGGATGTGATGCGCTCGGCGCTGGAGTGCTGCCACAAGGGTTGGGGCGAGTCAGTGATTATCGGCGTTGCCGGGGCTGGCAAGGAAATTTGCACCCGTCCGTTCCAGCTGGTTACCGGGCGCGTCTGGCGCGGCACGGCCTTTGGCGGTGTGAAGGGGCGCTCACAGTTACCCGACTATGTTGAGCGTTATCTGGCCGGTGAATTCAAGCTCGATGATTTTATTACCCACACCATGCCGCTGGAAAAAATTAACGAAGCTTTTGACCTGATGCACGAGGGTAAAAGTATCCGCAGTGTTATCCACTACGCGTGA
- a CDS encoding ectoine synthase, with protein sequence MIVRKLQEAEQTDRRVVSEGWESTRLLLKNDNMGFSFHITTIYEGANLNLHYQNHLESVYCISGEGSVMAEADGVVHEITPGTIYILDKNDKHVLKAKSEMKMACVFNPPLNGKEVHNAEGAYELQAEEVMDVK encoded by the coding sequence ATGATTGTAAGAAAGCTACAAGAAGCCGAACAGACAGACCGCCGCGTTGTATCTGAAGGTTGGGAAAGCACCCGCCTTCTACTGAAGAACGACAATATGGGTTTTTCTTTCCACATCACCACGATTTACGAAGGTGCGAACCTGAACCTGCATTACCAGAACCATCTGGAATCGGTTTACTGTATCTCCGGCGAGGGTTCGGTTATGGCGGAAGCCGATGGCGTGGTACATGAAATTACCCCGGGCACGATCTACATATTGGATAAGAATGACAAGCATGTGCTCAAGGCAAAGTCGGAGATGAAAATGGCCTGTGTGTTTAACCCGCCACTCAACGGTAAGGAAGTACACAATGCAGAAGGTGCATATGAGCTGCAAGCGGAAGAGGTGATGGACGTAAAATAG
- a CDS encoding MarR family winged helix-turn-helix transcriptional regulator, whose protein sequence is MDKIEEVLTTLRRLIRATDLHSKQLVKTAGLTAPQLLLLQAIREQGQVTIGALAKEISLSQATVTTVLDRLEKRGLVYRERSQEDKRKVHAYLTDKGADIIRDAPTPLQEHFVKQFRDLREWEQSMIISSLQRVALMMDAEHIDASPVLDVGELDRKDSRKLPAQDATKPPGNSEES, encoded by the coding sequence ATGGATAAAATCGAAGAAGTATTGACCACTCTGCGCCGCCTGATTCGCGCCACCGACCTACACTCCAAGCAACTGGTGAAAACTGCCGGACTCACTGCGCCGCAACTGTTGCTGCTACAGGCAATTCGAGAACAGGGACAGGTCACCATCGGCGCGCTGGCCAAAGAAATCAGCCTAAGTCAGGCTACGGTTACTACGGTACTCGACCGCCTGGAAAAGCGCGGCCTGGTGTACCGGGAGCGTTCACAGGAAGACAAGCGCAAAGTGCACGCCTACCTCACCGACAAAGGCGCAGATATTATTCGCGATGCACCAACCCCACTGCAGGAACACTTCGTCAAACAGTTCCGCGACCTGCGCGAATGGGAACAATCCATGATCATCTCCTCTCTGCAACGAGTGGCACTAATGATGGACGCTGAGCATATCGATGCTTCCCCGGTGTTGGATGTAGGAGAACTCGACCGCAAGGATAGCCGCAAACTACCCGCGCAAGACGCAACAAAACCACCCGGCAATTCTGAGGAAAGCTAA
- a CDS encoding aspartate kinase, which produces MKAHTVEKIGGTSMSDYPAVRDNIILKNGKAETEGLYGRVFVVSAYGGITDMLLEHKKSGRPGIFALFAGADDEREWSDAIAALRVHMEELNAQLFTDEVTLAKANGFIAERLNDTANCLGDLERVCQHGHFALEGHLDVVREMLASLGEAHSAWNMAQLLRQEGVNARFVDLTGWRDGEHLTLDQRIERAFAGVDFDNELPIATGYAHTAEGLMKTFARGYSEMTFSRIAAITGASEAIIHKEYHLSSADPRLVGEEQAVPIGRTNYDVADQLANLGMEAIHPRAAKGLRQKEIPLRVMNTFEPEHRGTLVTGDYVSDTPRVEIIAGRKGIYAVECFDQDMMGSLTSYDGVINDIIARFKGAVVTKDTNANTITYYLSSNLKTVKRIKKVIGEQFPDCDLQVRKVAVVSAIGSDMKVPGMLSGAVGTLAQSGISILAVHQSMRQVDMQFVIDESHYEVAVKSLHAALVEVHEHGEAICAA; this is translated from the coding sequence ATGAAGGCACATACGGTTGAAAAAATCGGTGGTACGTCCATGAGCGACTACCCCGCAGTACGTGACAACATCATTTTAAAAAACGGCAAGGCAGAAACGGAAGGTTTGTACGGGCGTGTGTTCGTGGTATCTGCGTACGGCGGTATTACCGATATGCTGCTGGAACATAAGAAATCCGGCCGCCCGGGAATTTTTGCGTTGTTTGCCGGCGCCGATGATGAGCGCGAATGGTCTGATGCGATAGCCGCCTTGCGCGTACATATGGAAGAGCTGAACGCTCAGCTGTTCACTGATGAAGTGACCCTGGCTAAGGCCAACGGGTTTATTGCTGAGCGTTTGAATGACACCGCCAATTGTCTTGGTGACCTGGAGCGAGTCTGCCAGCACGGCCACTTTGCCCTTGAGGGCCACCTGGATGTGGTTCGGGAAATGCTTGCCAGTCTGGGTGAGGCGCACAGTGCCTGGAACATGGCACAGCTGCTACGGCAGGAAGGTGTGAATGCCCGCTTTGTAGACCTGACCGGTTGGCGCGACGGCGAGCACCTGACTCTCGATCAGCGCATCGAGCGAGCCTTTGCGGGTGTGGACTTCGATAATGAACTTCCCATAGCGACTGGTTATGCACACACTGCTGAGGGGCTGATGAAAACCTTCGCCCGTGGCTATAGTGAAATGACTTTCAGCCGTATCGCGGCTATTACCGGTGCCAGTGAAGCAATTATCCACAAAGAGTATCACCTCAGTAGTGCCGACCCCCGTCTGGTCGGTGAAGAGCAGGCGGTACCCATTGGCCGCACCAATTACGATGTGGCCGATCAACTGGCCAACCTGGGTATGGAGGCCATCCACCCGCGCGCTGCCAAGGGGCTGCGCCAGAAGGAAATCCCGCTGCGCGTCATGAATACCTTTGAGCCGGAACACCGCGGCACGTTGGTGACCGGTGATTACGTTAGTGATACACCGCGGGTGGAAATCATCGCCGGGCGTAAAGGCATTTACGCGGTGGAGTGCTTCGACCAGGACATGATGGGTAGCCTCACTAGCTACGACGGTGTGATTAACGACATTATCGCCCGATTTAAGGGTGCAGTAGTGACCAAAGATACCAACGCCAACACCATCACATATTATCTGAGCAGTAACCTGAAGACCGTAAAGCGAATTAAAAAGGTGATTGGTGAACAATTCCCGGACTGCGATCTGCAGGTACGTAAAGTTGCAGTGGTTTCTGCCATCGGCAGTGACATGAAAGTGCCCGGCATGCTGTCCGGCGCCGTTGGTACATTGGCGCAATCCGGTATCAGCATTCTCGCGGTGCACCAGTCCATGCGTCAGGTTGATATGCAGTTCGTGATTGACGAGAGTCATTACGAGGTTGCGGTTAAGAGTTTGCACGCCGCACTGGTGGAAGTGCATGAGCATGGCGAAGCCATCTGCGCAGCCTGA
- a CDS encoding host attachment protein — MSKAWVLVANHTHARLFEAEKRAGTLNEIETLVYPEGRMKGQELLSDAPGRTFDSRGEGRHAMEGTNVRKRGAKRFAKDIAHTLEKGRQQGRFDRLYIVADPSMAGNLRLSMSSPCLASIAGEARKNLTKSDTEEIRAQLPMWL; from the coding sequence ATGTCAAAAGCCTGGGTTCTGGTAGCCAATCATACTCACGCCCGCCTGTTTGAGGCGGAAAAACGCGCGGGGACCCTCAACGAGATAGAAACACTGGTGTACCCGGAAGGGCGGATGAAGGGGCAGGAATTGCTCAGCGATGCCCCCGGGCGCACCTTCGACAGTCGCGGCGAAGGCCGCCACGCCATGGAAGGGACCAATGTGCGGAAACGAGGTGCCAAGCGCTTCGCCAAAGACATTGCTCACACCCTGGAAAAAGGCCGCCAGCAAGGCCGCTTTGACCGCCTCTACATCGTCGCCGACCCATCCATGGCCGGTAACCTGCGCCTTTCTATGAGTTCCCCGTGCCTGGCGAGCATTGCCGGTGAGGCGCGCAAGAATCTGACGAAAAGCGATACAGAGGAAATTCGCGCACAGTTGCCAATGTGGCTATAA